A stretch of Brassica napus cultivar Da-Ae chromosome C6, Da-Ae, whole genome shotgun sequence DNA encodes these proteins:
- the LOC106406496 gene encoding peptidyl-prolyl cis-trans isomerase FKBP17-3, chloroplastic-like, with product MATLFTATTTPSNHHLISSSQHPKQNLPSQPLSVSFTENQAHASVALQQQQQMTDKVASPVTRRFSIGVGFAWAGFLAFGAVSEQMKSRLDVFQEDNNIRVLEKQEEIVLLNGIRYYDLQVGNGANPSSGYLVVFDVKGQVHGTEQVFVDTFGSKKSLAMVMDSRPYSKGLCQGVEFVLRSMKAGGKRRVIIPPSLGFGDKNVEFGQGLQIPPSATLDYTIEVDTVYCFQTIV from the exons ATGGCGACTCTCTTCACCGCGACGACGACTCCTTCCAACCACCATCTTATCTCTTCTTCGCAACATCCTAAACAGAACCTTCCATCTCAGCCTCTAAGCGTCTCATTCACGGAGAATCAGGCACATGCATCAGTCGCattgcagcagcagcagcagatgACGGATAAGGTTGCTTCTCCGGTGACGCGACGGTTCAGCATCGGTGTCGGATTTGCCTGGGCGGGGTTTCTAGCTTTCGGAGCTGTCTCCGAGCAGATGAAGTCACGACTCGATGTGTTCCAGGAAGACAATAACATAAG AGTTTTAGAGAAGCAAGAAGAGATCGTCTTACTAAATGGCATAAG GTACTATGATCTACAAGTTGGAAATGGAGCTAATCCAAGCTCAGGATACTTGGTTGTGTTTGATGTAAAGGGACAAGTACATGGAACAGAACAAGTGTTTGTCGACACTTTTGGAAGCAAGAAGTCACTTGCGATGGTAATGGATTCAAGACCATATAGCAAGGGGCTATGCCAAGGGGTGGAGTTTGTTCTGAGGTCAATGAAGGCTGGAGGTAAACGTAGAGTGATCATTCCACCTTCCTTAGGGTTTGGAGATAAAAATGTCGAATTCGGACAGGGTCTGCAGATCCCTCCATCTGCAACACTTGATTATACCATCGAGGTTGATACAGTCTATTGTTTCCAAACCATTGTATGA
- the LOC106446713 gene encoding probable inactive serine/threonine-protein kinase fnkC: MSINSNTETVTGTLEKENKMFTEEKKKNTNYGTMFVYCFFCLVFVVEVVRFAKPYYNFQNLVETEAAIEEGLLDVGILPCNIRSSVSIPARDHKKLSATIREETRTRPPVTYCVKFESFDTMSKLVKDNGDKYESHPFSAGGYNWTFLVYPNADKPVGSGGYVSLYVKIDNSSFIENQNEVYAWIRFLTYKSTTDTYHEFYVTDAQRFHLFKQEYGMLNFLEIGYYQTPVHGFIFNGGQSVFGVDIVVSNPPIWEDVSYEENIPGPVIGWRIDNFSSGEHDSYYTSNSFSSGGRNWVLKVYPNGVGTGKGNSLSIYLLSASNKKGYVKAKFRVIDQIRSNNVEKQVEGWPNAEQNGWGVDKLISFADVQDPSKGFLVNDTIKFEVEIMTFT, from the exons ATGTCTATAAATAGCAACACAGAAACCGTTACAGGTACacttgaaaaagaaaacaaaatgtttaccgaagaaaagaaaaaaaatacaaactatgGAACAATGTTTGTCTACTGCTTCTTTTGTCTTGTTTTCGTTGTGGAAGTAGTAAGATTTGCAAAACCTTACTACAACTTTCAAAACCTAGTGGAGACAGAAGCAGCAATAGAAGAAGGATTATTGGACGTGGGGATACTTCCTTGTAACATTAGGAGCTCTGTCTCTATTCCTGCTCGGGATCACAAGAAGCTCTCGGCAACAATAAGGGAAGAGACGAGAACTCGTCCTCCAGTTACGTACTGTGTGAAGTTCGAGTCATTTGACACAATGTCTAAACTGGTCAAAGACAACGGTGACAAGTACGAGTCACATCCTTTCTCAGCCGGTGGATACAATTG GACGTTCTTAGTCTACCCAAATGCGGACAAGCCAGTGGGCTCGGGTGGATACGTTTCGCTATACGTTAAAATCGATAACTCAAGCTTCATCGAGAATCAGAACGAAGTGTATGCATGGATCAGATTCCTCACCTATAAAAGCACTACGGACACGTACCATGAGTTCTATG TGACTGACGCGCAGAGGTTTCACTTGTTTAAACAAGAGTATGGAATGCTAAACTTTCTTGAGATTGGGTATTACCAAACTCCGGTTCATGGATTCATTTTCAACGGCGGGCAGAGTGTGTTTGGCGTTGACATCGTGGTTTCTAATCCCCCTATATGGGAGGATGTCTCTTATGAAGAAAACATTCCTGGCCCTGTTATTGGCTGGAGAATCGACAACTTCAGTAGCGGCGAGCATGACTCTTATTACACTTCTAACTCGTTTTCTTCCGGAGGAAGAAACTG GGTACTGAAAGTTTATCCAAATGGAGTTGGGACTGGAAAGGGTAATTCGTTGTCAATTTATTTGTTGAGTGCGTCAAACAAAAAGGGTTACGTGAAAGCCAAGTTTAGAGTTATTGACCAGATCCGTTCCAACAATGTGGAGAAACAAG TGGAGGGATGGCCCAATGCCGAACAAAATGGATGGGGTGTCGACAAACTGATATCTTTTGCAGATGTCCAAGACCCGTCCAAAGGTTTCCTCGTCAACGATACCATCAAATTTGAAGTCGAGATCATGACTTTCACTTGA
- the LOC106402756 gene encoding probable inactive serine/threonine-protein kinase fnkC, which produces MFAEEKKKNTNYGSIFVSCFFCLVLVVGVVRFGKPYYNLQNLMETEAVMEQGLLDVGILPCNLRSSVSIPARNHQKLSTTVREETRTRPPNSYCVKFESFATMSKLVAGNGDKYESRPFSAGGYNWTFLIYPNVNKPVGSGGYVSLYVKIDNSSFIATQNEVYAWIKFLTYKSTTDTYHELHATEAQRFHLFKQEYGMLTFLEIGYYQNPAYGFIFNGGQSVFGVDIVVSKPSATWEDVAYEENIRDPVLDWRITNFSYQDKVSYTSDTFSSGGRNWVLKVYPNGAGSATGNSLSLYLLSASNEKGYVKAKFRVINQTPSKNVEKQVDGWPNAKENGWGVDTLIPLADIKDPSKGFLVKDTIRFEVEILAFSRTNSISN; this is translated from the exons atgtttgccgaggaaaagaagaaaaataccaACTATGGTTCAATCTTTGTCTCTTGCTTCTTCTGTTTGGTTTTGGTTGTAGGAGTAGTAAGGTTTGGAAAACCTTATTACAACCTTCAAAACTTAATGGAGACAGAAGCAGTAATGGAACAAGGATTGTTGGACGTGGGGATACTTCCCTGTAACCTCAGGAGCTCTGTCTCTATTCCTGCCCGGAATCACCAGAAGCTCTCGACAACAGTAAGGGAAGAGACGAGAACTCGTCCTCCAAATTCGTACTGTGTGAAGTTCGAGTCATTTGCCACTATGTCCAAACTGGTCGCAGGCAACGGTGACAAGTACGAGTCACGTCCGTTCTCAGCCGGTGGATACAATTG GACGTTCCTAATCTACCCAAATGTGAACAAGCCAGTGGGTTCGGGTGGATACGTTTCCCTTTACGTAAAAATCGATAACTCAAGTTTCATCGCTACTCAAAACGAAGTGTATGCATGGATCAAATTCCTCACCTATAAAAGCACTACAGACACATACCATGAGCTCCATG CGACTGAGGCACAGAGATTTCATTTGTTTAAACAAGAGTACGGAATGCTAACCTTTCTTGAGATCGGGTACTACCAAAATCCGGCATATGGATTCATTTTCAACGGCGGACAGAGTGTGTTTGGTGTTGACATCGTGGTTTCTAAACCGTCTGCCACATGGGAAGATGTCGCTTATGAAGAAAACATTCGTGACCCTGTTCTTGATTGGAGAATCACCAACTTCTCTTACCAAGATAAAGTCTCTTACACTTCTGATACGTTTTCTTCCGGAGGAAGAAACTG GGTATTGAAAGTATATCCAAATGGAGCTGGGTCTGCAACTGGTAATTCATTGTCACTCTATTTGTTGAGTGCGTCAAACGAAAAGGGTTACGTGAAAGCCAAGTTTAGAGTTATTAACCAGACCCCATCCAAAAATGTGGAGAAACAAG TGGATGGATGGCCCAATGCAAAAGAAAATGGATGGGGTGTCGACACACTTATACCACTCGCAGATATCAAAGACCCATCCAAAGGTTTCCTCGTCAAGGATACCATCAGATTTGAAGTCGAGATCTTGGCCTTCTCTAGAACTAATTCCATCTCTAACTAG
- the LOC125588498 gene encoding replication protein A 70 kDa DNA-binding subunit A-like yields MCLIKDLKPFRDEWRLTLKLLHSWKQITSYGGDTLECVLVDQTGAKIQASCKRSQITRVQRYLRVGEWKVIDTVKITGVGVGQYRPTTQQYKMTIIGDTAITPSDYRNDNHFLNLANYDEIGNGKLKPHFLIDIMGQVTDLGPVAMVQAKENDTKRVHFRLRDTSGHEVACCLWGKYAEQFEWVEEANDESIICLIRFAKISENRGEKQITNAFDASLVFLNPTMEEAIDFKQKMLNDPLPLAILDQSNEKKIITRVAHDWNEVDVRCISEILQSFEVDSCKIICSIETIDTDWSWFYFGCKRHNLRLTKIGRKSTDRSSNEDDSEIKMVLDCVDVAFTTWSYSRKIVTLYCDVNIQSAPRKFVETNSAAFSGPKGTAPQDSKTVIYMDKHPHKVGGKALLKKEAKDDDDGPGEPTGK; encoded by the exons ATGTGTCTTATTAAGGATCTCAAACCGTTCCGAGATGAATGGCGTCTCACTCTGAAACTGCTTCATTCCTGGAAACAAATCACCAGCTATGGAGGAGATACTCTTGAGTGCGTCCTGGTTGACCAAACT GGTGCTAAAATCCAAGCATCATGCAAGAGATCTCAAATAACTCGTGTTCAACGTTACCTACGTGTTGGTGAATGGAAGGTCATTGACACCGTGAAAATAACTGGGGTAGGAGTGGGTCAATATCGACCTACGACGCAGCAGTACAAGATGACAATCATAGGAGACACAGCAATAACCCCTTCTGATTATCGGAATGATAATCACTTCCTTAATCTGGCTAACTACGACGAGATTGGTAATGGAAAGCTGAAACCCCATTTTCTAATTG ATATCATGGGACAGGTTACTGATCTTGGACCAGTAGCTATGGTCCAAGCTAAggaaaatgacacaaaaagagTTCATTTCCGTTTGCGTGATACAAG TGGTCATGAAGTGGCATGTTGCTTATGGGGAAAATATGCTGAGCAATTTGAATGGGTGGAAGAAGCTAATGATGAAAGTATTATATGCTTGATAAGGTTTGCAAAAATCAGCGAAAACAGAG gaGAAAAACAAATAACCAATGCATTTGATGCTTCACTTGTGTTTCTCAATCCAACAATGGAGGAAGCTATCGATTTTAAACAGAA GATGTTGAATGATCCTCTTCCCCTAGCTATTTTGGATCAAAGTAATGAAAAGAAGATAATCACAAGGGTTGCTCACGATTGGAATGAGGTAGACGTGAGATGTATTTCTGAGATTTTACAGAGTTTTGAG GTTGACAGTTGCAAGATCATTTGTTCAATTGAAACCATTGACACAGACTGGAGTTGGTTCTATTTTGGGTGTAAGAGACACAATCTACGTCTTACTAAGATTGGTAGGAAATCTACTG ataggTCTTCAAACGAAGATGACAGTGAAATCAAGATGGTGCTTGATTGCGTCGATGTAGCCTTCACGACATGGTCGTACAGTAGAAAGATAGTCACCTTATATTGTGACGTTAACATCCAATCCGCACCTCGAAAATTCGTCGAAACGAATTCCGCTGCATTTTCAGGCCCCAAAGGGACCGCTCCACAAGATAGCAAGACGGTTATATATATGGACAAACACCCCCATAAGGTTGGAGGGAAAGCACTCCTTAAAAAGGAAGcaaaggatgatgatgatggtccCGGTGAACCCACCGGTAAATGA
- the LOC106447056 gene encoding phosphoethanolamine N-methyltransferase 3 codes for MAHIHTNGNISPSFPNSYSGEEREIQKNYWKEHSVGLSVEAMMLDSKAADLDKEERPEILSLLPPIEGEKVLEFGAGIGRFTSELAQKAGQVIAVDFIESVIKKNENINGHYKNVKFMCADVTSPDMKFSSESMDLVFSNWLLMYLSDKEVEDLAKKMLQWTKVGGYIFFRESCFHQSGDNKRKYNPTHYREPKFYTKLFKECHMNDDVGNSYEFSLVSCKCVGAYVRNKKNQNQICWLWQKKVSSDNDRGFQRFLDNVQYKSSGILRYERVFGQGFVSTGGLETTKEFVAKLDLKPGQKVLDVGCGIGGGDFYMAENFDVDVVGIDLSVNMISFALEHAIGLKCSVEFEVADCTKKEYPDNTFDVIYSRDTILHIQDKPALFRTFYKWLKPGGKVLITDYCRSPKTPSPDFANYIKQRGYDLHDVQAYGQMLKDAGFDEVIAEDRTDQFMKVLKRELDAVEKEKDEFISDFSKEDYEDIVGGWNSKLLRSSSGEQKWGLFIAKKN; via the exons ATGGCTCACATTCACACTAATGGCAACATCTCTCCTTCTTTCCCAAACTCAT ATTCAGGGGAAGAGCGTGAAATCCAAAAGAATTACTGGAAAGAGCACTCGGTGGGTTTGAGCGTTGAGGCCATGATGCTTGATTCCAAAGCTGCTGACCTCGACAAAGAAGAACGGCCTGAG ATACTCTCGCTTCTTCCACCGATTGAAGGGGAAAAGGTGCTTGAGTTTGGCGCTGGCATTGGTCGTTTCACTAGTGAATTAGCTCAGAAGGCCGGCCAGGTCATTGCCGTTGATTTCATTGAAAGTGTTATCAAAAAG AATGAAAACATTAATGGGCACTACAAGAACGTCAAATTTATGTGCGCTGATGTCACATCCCCTGATATGAAATTTTCAAGCGAGTCTATGGATCTGGTCTTCTCTAACTGGCTGCTCATGTATCTCTCTGATAAAGAG GTTGAAGATTTGGCGAAAAAGATGTTACAATGGACTAAGGTTGGTGGGTATATTTTCTTTAGGGAGTCATGCTTTCATCAATCTGGTGACAACAAGCGGAAGTACAACCCAACACACTACCGTGAACCCAAGTTTTACACAAAG TTATTCAAAGAATGCCATATGAATGACGATGTTGGGAACTCGTATGAGTTCTCTTTGGTTAGCTGTAAATGCGTTGGAGCTTATGTGAGAAACAAAAAGAACCAGAACCAG ATCTGCTGGCTTTGGCAGAAGAAAGTCAGTTCGGATAATGATAGGGGCTTCCAACGGTTCTTGGACAATGTCCAGTATAAGTCTAGTGGTATCTTACGCTATGAGCGTGTCTTTGGACAAGGGTTTGTCAGCACAGGGGGGCTCG AGACGACAAAGGAGTTTGTGGCTAAGCTGGATCTGAAGCCGGGCCAGAAAGTTCTAGATGTTGGATGCGGAATAGGAGGAGGGGACTTCTACATGGCTGAGAACTTTGACGTGGATGTTGTAGGCATTGATCTATCCGTAAACATGATCTCTTTCGCCCTCGAACACGCGATAGGACTCAAATGCTCCGTGGAGTTCGAAGTAGCTGACTGCACCAAGAAGGAGTATCCTGATAACACCTTTGATGTTATTTACAGCAGAGACACCATTCTGCATATCCAA GACAAGCCAGCATTGTTCAGAACATTCTACAAATGGTTGAAGCCTGGAGGGAAAGTTCTCATTACTGATTACTGTAGAAGCCCCAAAACACCATCTCCAGATTTTGCAAACTACATCAAGCAACGAGGTTATGATCTCCATGATGTACAAGCATACGGTCAG ATGCTGAAAGATGCTGGATTCGATGAGGTAATCGCAGAGGATAGAACCGATCAG TTCATGAAAGTCCTGAAACGGGAACTGGACGCagtggagaaagagaaggaCGAATTCATCAGCGACTTCTCTAAGGAGGACTACGAGGATATTGTTGGTGGGTGGAACTCAAAGTTACTCAGGAGCTCAAGTGGTGAACAGAAGTGGGGTTTGTTCATCGCCAAGAAAAACTGA